The following are encoded in a window of Vespa crabro chromosome 2, iyVesCrab1.2, whole genome shotgun sequence genomic DNA:
- the LOC124421875 gene encoding cephalotocin receptor 1-like, with translation MNEKENLSFITDYQEDDRDEYLAKWEIILLTTIFIITVFGNSLVLFSIYLRRYRARKKLTRMYFFIMNLSIADLLTGLLDVLPQLAWDITFRFQGGPVLCKLVKFFQPFGPYLSSYILTATAIDRYHAICHPLSYCSVTSRKSRIMVYWAWSIAFILCIPQLFVFSYQEITPGIWDCWATFDIKFGERAYVTWYSLMVFLLPFIVLVYTYVGICIGVWQSNKMSGAVDDRTYIRSVSGFARNRSSFISKAMINTVKQTISVITLYVITSIPFIGCELWATWDPEASKSSFVTGPTFTILALLNSLTSCVNPWIYLSFNQELRLMLMNYFCNRHEYYGHGIIRCSNSNDTSTRTSLMSRISRYAGSVIFR, from the exons atgaatgagaaagaaaacttGTCGTTTATAACTGACTATCAAGAAGATGACAGAGACGAGTATCTCGCTAAATGGGAAATCATACTTTTAAcgactatatttattatcactgTATTCGGAAATAGTTTGGTGTtgttttctatctatttaagGAGATATCGTGCCCGTAAAAAACTCACCAGAATGTACTTCTTCATTATGAATCTTAGCATCGCAGATTTGTTAACAGGTCTACTCGATGTCCTACCTCAACTCGCTTGGGATATTACTTTTAG attTCAGGGCGGGCCAGTGCTCTGTAAGCTGGTGAAATTCTTTCAACCGTTCGGTCCTTATTTAAGTTCTTACATTTTAACGGCAACGGCGATCGACAGATATCATGCAATTTGTCATCCTCTCAGTTATTGCAGCGTTACGTCTAGAAAATCGAGAATAATGGTTTATTGGGCTTGGTCTATCGCATTTATCCTATGTATACCCCAG TTATTCGTGTTTTCGTATCAAGAAATAACGCCAGGAATTTGGGACTGCTGGGCAACTTTTGACATAAAGTTCGGCGAAAGAGCGTACGTCACATG GTACAGTCTAATGGTCTTCCTCTTACCATTCATCGTTCTGGTATATACCTACGTTGGAATCTGTATTGGTGTGTGGCAAAGTAATAAAATGTCCGGTGCTGTAGACGATAGAACGTACATTAGAAGTGTCAGCGGGTTTGCTCGTAATCGAAGTTCATTCATTTCTAAGGCAATGATCAATACCGTAAAGCAGACTATATCTGTAATCACTCTCTATGTTATAACGAGCATTCCGTTCATTGGATGTGAACTCTGGGCAACCTGGGATCCTGAAGCTTCCAAATCATCTTTCGTTACTG gTCCCACGTTCACCATTCTGGCCCTTTTAAATAGTTTAACCAGCTGCGTTAATCCAtggatatatttatcgtttaatcaAGAACTACGTTTAatgttaatgaattatttctgcAACCGGCACGAATATTAcg GTCACGGAATAATACGTTGCAGTAACTCAAACGACACATCGACGAGGACATCGTTGATGTCCAGAATATCGCGATATGCTGGTTCAGTAATATTTCGCTAA